In one window of Acidobacteriota bacterium DNA:
- a CDS encoding exo-alpha-sialidase has product MSGRLWVSTRKGLFGFQRDGSQWRVCQTAFIGDPVVFTLPDPRSGRLYAALNLGHFGVKLHASPDGGRSWEELPAPAYPSKPEDADSEDKVPWKLELLWCLESGGHDRPGRLWAGTIPGGLFRSDDDGASWHLVRSLWDRPERRKWFGGGYDHPGIHSVCVDPRDSDRLLVGVSCGGNWISRDAGRSWQCRTDGMYAEYMPPENREDPDIQDPHRVVQCPSNPDGMWVQHHNGIFRSRDSGHSWTSIREAGPSTFGFAVAVHPHDADTAWFVPAVKDECRVPVEGRFVVTRTRDGGSSFQVLQQGLPPAPAYHLVYRHALDVDSQGQWLAMGSTTGGLWVSADQGDSWTALSTHLPPVYAVRFQEQS; this is encoded by the coding sequence ATGAGCGGACGGTTGTGGGTATCGACGCGCAAGGGGCTGTTCGGCTTCCAACGGGACGGCTCTCAGTGGCGGGTGTGTCAGACGGCCTTTATCGGCGATCCGGTAGTGTTTACGCTCCCCGATCCCCGCAGCGGACGCCTTTACGCCGCCCTCAACCTGGGTCATTTCGGCGTCAAGCTGCACGCCTCGCCGGACGGGGGACGGAGTTGGGAGGAACTGCCCGCCCCGGCCTATCCCAGCAAACCCGAGGATGCCGACTCCGAAGACAAGGTGCCCTGGAAGCTGGAGTTGCTGTGGTGCCTTGAATCCGGCGGCCACGATCGTCCCGGACGCCTGTGGGCCGGAACCATACCCGGGGGCCTTTTCCGCAGCGATGACGACGGCGCCTCCTGGCACCTGGTGCGCTCGCTCTGGGACCGTCCAGAGCGCCGCAAGTGGTTCGGCGGCGGCTACGACCACCCCGGAATCCATTCCGTCTGCGTCGATCCCCGCGACTCCGACCGGTTGCTGGTAGGCGTTTCCTGCGGAGGCAACTGGATCAGCCGGGACGCCGGCCGGAGTTGGCAGTGCCGCACCGATGGCATGTACGCCGAGTACATGCCTCCCGAGAACCGCGAAGACCCCGACATCCAGGATCCTCACAGAGTGGTCCAGTGCCCCTCGAACCCCGATGGAATGTGGGTACAGCACCATAACGGCATCTTCCGCTCCCGAGACTCCGGGCATTCCTGGACTTCCATTCGCGAAGCCGGGCCCTCGACTTTCGGGTTCGCCGTCGCAGTGCATCCCCATGACGCAGACACGGCCTGGTTCGTCCCGGCCGTCAAGGACGAGTGCCGGGTGCCGGTGGAGGGACGTTTCGTCGTCACCCGCACCCGCGACGGCGGAAGCAGCTTTCAGGTCTTGCAGCAGGGACTTCCCCCGGCTCCCGCCTACCACCTGGTTTATCGCCACGCCCTCGACGTGGATTCCCAGGGGCAGTGGCTGGCCATGGGGTCGACGACTGGCGGACTGTGGGTTTCCGCCGATCAAGGAGACTCATGGACCGCCCTCAGCACTCACCTGCCCCCCGTTTACGCCGTGCGCTTCCAGGAGCAGTCATAA
- a CDS encoding MoaD/ThiS family protein gives MARVVFTSNLQRHLDAPEVDVEAESVGQALQAVFRSYPRLGGYILDEQGDVRRHVVIFLDGNQAGLESRIRPDSEIYVMQALSGGSRAGREV, from the coding sequence ATGGCACGTGTCGTCTTCACTTCAAACTTGCAGCGGCATCTCGATGCGCCCGAGGTCGACGTGGAAGCTGAATCCGTGGGCCAAGCCCTGCAAGCGGTCTTTCGTTCTTATCCCCGGCTGGGCGGGTATATTCTCGACGAACAGGGTGACGTGCGCCGTCATGTGGTGATTTTTCTGGACGGGAATCAAGCCGGATTGGAATCCCGAATCAGGCCTGACAGCGAGATTTACGTCATGCAGGCCCTCTCGGGAGGAAGCCGGGCTGGAAGAGAGGTGTGA
- a CDS encoding zinc-binding dehydrogenase: protein MRRVWKTSKAGSLSRLRLLEEEMKPLDSGSLRVRTRCCGLNFADLFALLGVYSATPEGAFVPGLEFSGRVEEVGAEVEGWSPGDRLYGVTRFGGYADRIDIEAGYCRPLPSGWSCAQGAAFPAQTLTAWYALRTLGEARAGQNVLVQSAAGGVGLQCLNICRNLNVRAIGCVGRPEKIPFLHKEGFEEVVVRRKETFQTDLRRILQDRPLHLALDAVGGWVQRQSYQLLAPTGRLVVFGAARFMPKGRRMNWIKTAWRYLRRFKVDPLNMIADNKSVMAFNLIWLWDRLDLMSALLEQIESLGLPPPHVGAQFPFEQARQALAHLQSGRSVGKVVLTLEDY from the coding sequence ATGAGACGAGTTTGGAAGACATCCAAGGCCGGCTCGCTGAGCCGTCTGCGATTGCTCGAGGAGGAGATGAAGCCGCTGGACTCCGGCTCTCTCAGGGTGAGGACCCGTTGCTGCGGGCTCAATTTCGCCGACCTGTTCGCCTTGCTGGGCGTTTACTCGGCCACTCCTGAGGGCGCCTTCGTCCCGGGATTGGAGTTTTCCGGCCGAGTTGAGGAGGTGGGGGCCGAGGTGGAAGGATGGAGCCCGGGCGACCGCCTCTACGGCGTCACCCGTTTCGGAGGCTACGCCGACCGCATCGATATCGAAGCCGGCTACTGCCGTCCTCTGCCCTCAGGCTGGTCGTGTGCGCAAGGGGCGGCCTTTCCGGCTCAGACCCTGACCGCCTGGTACGCACTGAGGACGCTGGGAGAGGCCCGCGCCGGCCAAAACGTGCTGGTGCAAAGCGCCGCCGGAGGAGTGGGCCTGCAGTGCCTCAACATCTGCCGGAACCTCAATGTCCGCGCCATAGGATGCGTGGGCCGTCCGGAAAAGATCCCCTTCCTGCACAAGGAAGGCTTCGAGGAAGTGGTGGTGCGGCGCAAAGAGACTTTCCAAACCGACCTGCGGCGCATCCTGCAGGACCGCCCGCTGCATCTGGCCTTGGACGCGGTAGGCGGATGGGTGCAGAGGCAAAGCTACCAACTTCTGGCGCCCACGGGCCGGTTGGTGGTCTTCGGCGCCGCCCGCTTCATGCCCAAAGGCCGGCGCATGAACTGGATCAAGACAGCATGGCGCTACCTGCGGCGCTTCAAGGTCGATCCCCTCAACATGATCGCCGACAACAAGAGCGTGATGGCTTTTAACCTGATCTGGCTCTGGGATCGCCTCGACCTGATGTCGGCCCTCCTGGAGCAGATCGAATCGCTCGGATTGCCTCCTCCTCACGTGGGCGCCCAATTCCCCTTCGAGCAGGCCCGCCAAGCCCTGGCCCACCTGCAAAGCGGACGCTCGGTAGGCAAGGTCGTCCTGACCTTGGAGGACTACTAG
- a CDS encoding NAD-dependent epimerase/dehydratase family protein: protein MRILCLGYSYSGRHLSRHFFGHQVWFLSRRAASLKEQGVPALEESDFAEYIERHPPDAVVDTVPAIPKEEGGIEDPPYWPLLEELLKSRPETPMVHVSSTSVYPAGAEEAASSDGLPTYNEASEAAPGKARGLLRLLLERKWIGFHHSIRIVRSGGIYGPDRCLALRFRRGDFRRIGTGNKMVSRVHVDDLCRVILASAQRQENKAVRLVNAVDARSTLNSEVFRWIEEELDIIVPGDWRQAAPRGRQVTSLYLPGMIGGRYRFPTYKEGFRDCLSA from the coding sequence ATGCGCATTCTTTGCCTTGGATACAGTTACAGCGGACGGCACTTGAGCCGTCATTTTTTCGGCCACCAGGTCTGGTTTCTGTCACGCCGGGCCGCCTCCCTCAAGGAGCAGGGCGTGCCGGCGCTTGAGGAATCCGACTTCGCCGAGTACATAGAAAGGCATCCTCCTGACGCGGTGGTGGACACGGTTCCCGCCATTCCAAAGGAAGAGGGCGGCATCGAAGATCCTCCCTATTGGCCCTTGCTGGAGGAACTGCTCAAGTCCCGTCCCGAAACGCCAATGGTCCACGTCAGTTCGACCTCGGTCTACCCGGCCGGTGCCGAGGAGGCCGCCAGCAGCGACGGTCTTCCCACCTACAACGAGGCCAGCGAGGCGGCCCCCGGCAAGGCCAGAGGACTGCTTCGCCTGCTGCTGGAACGCAAGTGGATCGGCTTTCACCACTCCATACGCATCGTCCGCTCGGGGGGCATCTACGGTCCCGACCGCTGCCTGGCCCTGCGTTTCCGCCGGGGGGACTTCCGGCGCATCGGCACCGGCAACAAGATGGTTTCGCGCGTCCACGTCGACGATCTCTGCCGGGTCATCCTGGCCTCGGCCCAGCGGCAGGAAAACAAGGCCGTCCGCCTGGTCAATGCAGTGGACGCCCGCTCGACCCTGAACAGCGAGGTCTTCCGCTGGATCGAAGAAGAACTCGACATCATCGTGCCCGGAGACTGGCGCCAGGCCGCTCCCCGGGGACGCCAGGTCACCAGCCTCTACCTTCCCGGCATGATCGGGGGACGCTACCGTTTCCCAACCTACAAAGAGGGCTTTCGCGATTGCCTGTCGGCATGA
- a CDS encoding UbiA-like polyprenyltransferase has product MSERTERRSLLGQMGVFLDLIRFEHTIFALPFAYSGMLLAAGGSPTLSQFFWITVAMAAARTAAMAFNRWADRHLDARNPRTADRPIQRGSIGAGLVLLLALVSLAILALAAYQLNPLCFMLWPGAFLLLAGYSYTKRFTWMCHYVLGLTDALAPMGAWVAVTGTILQPSDLPGWLLSAGVMVWIAGFDLLYALQDIEVDRREGLYSIPARFGVRRSLWIARFSHAGAVALFAAAAWSARLQWPFWPALAAVCLLFVWEHRLVRPHDLTRIDVAFFNVNSYISLTLFAGILAGVYWP; this is encoded by the coding sequence ATGTCGGAACGGACTGAAAGACGGTCGTTGCTGGGTCAGATGGGGGTCTTTCTCGACCTGATCCGCTTCGAGCACACCATTTTCGCCCTTCCTTTCGCCTATTCGGGCATGCTGTTGGCGGCGGGCGGGTCCCCCACCCTGAGCCAGTTTTTCTGGATCACGGTGGCCATGGCGGCCGCCCGCACTGCGGCCATGGCCTTCAACCGCTGGGCCGACCGTCATCTGGACGCCCGCAATCCCCGCACCGCCGACCGGCCCATCCAGCGGGGCAGCATCGGGGCCGGACTGGTGCTGCTGCTGGCTCTGGTCTCCCTGGCCATACTGGCCCTGGCGGCCTACCAGCTCAATCCTCTCTGCTTCATGTTGTGGCCGGGGGCCTTTCTCTTGCTGGCGGGCTACAGCTACACCAAGCGCTTCACCTGGATGTGCCATTACGTGCTGGGCCTCACCGATGCGCTGGCTCCCATGGGAGCCTGGGTGGCGGTCACCGGAACCATCTTGCAGCCTTCCGACTTGCCGGGCTGGCTGCTGTCGGCTGGAGTGATGGTGTGGATCGCCGGTTTCGACCTGCTTTACGCTCTGCAGGACATCGAGGTCGACCGCCGCGAAGGGCTGTACAGCATCCCGGCCCGCTTCGGCGTCCGCCGCTCGCTCTGGATCGCCCGCTTTTCGCACGCCGGCGCCGTCGCGCTCTTCGCCGCCGCCGCCTGGAGCGCCCGCCTGCAATGGCCCTTCTGGCCGGCCCTGGCGGCCGTCTGCCTGCTCTTCGTATGGGAGCACCGGCTGGTCCGCCCCCACGATCTGACCCGCATCGACGTGGCCTTCTTCAACGTCAACTCCTACATCAGCCTGACGCTCTTCGCCGGCATCCTGGCCGGCGTCTACTGGCCTTGA
- a CDS encoding uracil-DNA glycosylase family protein produces the protein MDLIDIARSLRQTLDPLTFSQPVTHVYNPLHYAWDNHCRYLRRYGQGRKEVVFFGMNPGPWGMAQTGVPFGEVNLVKDWVGISGPVGKPRREHPKRPVEGFDCSRSEVSGQRVWGWAKDTFGTAERFFQRFFIANYCPLLFIEESGRNRTPDKLPVKERKPLTEACDDAIRATIEALQPGYVVGIGKFAEKRALSALKDLDVRVGSILHPSPASPLANRGWAEQATRQLGEMGILET, from the coding sequence ATGGATCTGATCGACATTGCACGCAGCCTGCGCCAGACTCTTGACCCTCTCACCTTCTCCCAGCCCGTAACCCATGTCTACAACCCGCTCCATTACGCTTGGGATAATCATTGCCGGTACCTGCGGCGATACGGGCAGGGAAGAAAGGAAGTGGTTTTCTTCGGGATGAACCCCGGCCCCTGGGGCATGGCCCAGACCGGGGTCCCTTTCGGCGAGGTCAACCTGGTCAAGGACTGGGTGGGGATTTCGGGTCCCGTGGGCAAGCCCCGCCGGGAGCACCCCAAGCGGCCGGTAGAAGGATTCGATTGCAGTCGCAGCGAGGTCAGCGGACAGCGGGTGTGGGGCTGGGCCAAAGACACCTTCGGCACCGCCGAACGCTTCTTCCAGCGCTTTTTCATCGCCAACTACTGCCCCCTGCTCTTCATCGAGGAAAGCGGGCGCAACCGCACGCCCGACAAGTTGCCCGTCAAGGAACGGAAACCCCTCACGGAGGCCTGTGACGACGCCATCCGCGCCACCATCGAAGCCCTTCAGCCCGGCTACGTGGTGGGTATCGGCAAGTTCGCCGAAAAGCGCGCCCTCAGCGCCCTCAAAGACCTCGACGTGCGCGTCGGCTCCATCCTCCATCCCAGCCCTGCCAGTCCTCTGGCCAATCGAGGCTGGGCCGAGCAAGCCACCCGCCAGCTTGGGGAGATGGGAATCCTCGAGACATGA
- a CDS encoding PDZ domain-containing protein: MFKHLKALSFPGGRQARILPALLAAGLLGAPATTPLQAQPCQGGKSPVTYTGITSLRADSIRLRTENGSERQVWFGSEPEVWRVAEDSPAGGKLLRGDVIVAVNGSFITTRWAGTDLIHPRADEPLTIRLRRRGREMEVTLTPAQGCPEDVPSAQLFGTPPPPPPAPPAPPAPPVSPSPPAPPTPSVRIEAPAPTPPVPPTPPVPPTPPLPPRPPVLAWMGFAFTCDDCYWRRTRDTYTFTFEQHPRVYSVDSESPAGQAGLRRDDVLLAVDGYDLTTRQGADRFFDIQPGQRVSLRYRRGDEERTVQLTAQEPRVPAADSYGEGRLRFAGTIGNVDVEVRGIGPVSVTAAEDEGVLIIRTSDSTIRLNLQEKPVKQ; this comes from the coding sequence ATGTTTAAGCATCTGAAGGCATTGTCATTCCCTGGAGGCAGGCAGGCCCGAATCCTGCCCGCGCTGCTGGCGGCCGGACTGCTGGGGGCTCCCGCAACCACCCCGCTGCAGGCCCAACCCTGCCAGGGAGGGAAGTCCCCGGTCACCTACACCGGCATCACCTCGCTGCGGGCCGACAGCATCCGTCTGCGCACCGAGAACGGAAGCGAGCGCCAGGTGTGGTTCGGCTCAGAGCCCGAGGTCTGGCGGGTGGCCGAGGACTCGCCGGCTGGGGGCAAGCTGCTCCGCGGAGACGTTATCGTGGCCGTCAACGGCAGCTTCATCACCACGCGCTGGGCGGGGACGGATTTGATCCATCCCCGAGCCGACGAGCCCCTGACGATCCGCCTGCGCCGCCGCGGCCGCGAGATGGAAGTGACTTTGACGCCGGCCCAGGGCTGTCCCGAGGACGTCCCCTCGGCCCAACTCTTCGGCACTCCCCCGCCGCCGCCGCCGGCTCCGCCCGCGCCCCCTGCGCCTCCCGTTTCGCCGTCGCCGCCCGCACCGCCGACACCCTCGGTTCGGATCGAGGCTCCAGCTCCAACCCCACCCGTGCCGCCCACGCCGCCCGTCCCGCCCACGCCTCCCCTGCCGCCGCGTCCGCCGGTGCTGGCCTGGATGGGATTCGCATTCACCTGCGACGATTGCTACTGGCGCCGGACTCGCGACACTTACACTTTCACGTTCGAACAGCATCCGCGCGTCTACTCGGTGGACAGCGAGAGTCCCGCCGGCCAAGCCGGCCTGCGCCGTGACGATGTCCTGCTGGCGGTGGACGGATACGATCTCACTACCCGCCAGGGCGCCGACCGCTTCTTCGATATCCAGCCCGGCCAAAGAGTCTCCCTGCGCTACCGGCGCGGAGATGAGGAGAGGACGGTGCAACTCACCGCCCAGGAGCCCCGCGTCCCCGCGGCCGATTCCTACGGCGAGGGACGCTTGCGCTTCGCGGGAACCATCGGCAACGTCGACGTGGAGGTGCGCGGAATCGGCCCTGTGTCGGTGACCGCCGCCGAGGACGAGGGAGTGCTTATTATCCGCACCTCCGATTCCACCATTCGCCTCAACCTGCAGGAAAAGCCCGTAAAGCAGTGA
- a CDS encoding RNA polymerase sigma factor, giving the protein MKEERRWAEAIMKEGDEVSFRHLYRRHTPRLFQFVLRTVGSRADAEDIVQETWIKAVRNLSGFRWQSAFSTWLTGIGLNLCREHLRRGKRNSWVDLQALPEAGAPPPPSGMRLDLESAIKALPDGYRMILLLHDLEGWTHREIARSLEISEGTSKSQLFNARKAVRASLKSQGKGHERTG; this is encoded by the coding sequence GTGAAGGAAGAAAGACGATGGGCCGAGGCCATCATGAAGGAAGGCGACGAGGTCTCTTTTAGGCACCTCTACCGGCGTCACACGCCGCGCCTCTTTCAGTTCGTGCTGCGCACGGTGGGCAGCCGGGCCGACGCCGAAGACATCGTGCAGGAGACCTGGATCAAGGCCGTCAGAAACCTGTCGGGCTTCCGCTGGCAGTCGGCCTTTTCCACCTGGCTGACCGGCATCGGACTCAACTTGTGCCGGGAACACCTGCGCCGCGGCAAGCGCAACTCCTGGGTGGATCTGCAGGCCCTTCCCGAAGCGGGAGCGCCGCCGCCTCCCAGCGGCATGCGCCTGGACCTGGAGAGCGCCATCAAGGCCCTTCCCGACGGTTACCGGATGATCCTGCTTCTTCACGATTTGGAGGGATGGACCCACCGCGAAATCGCCCGCTCGCTGGAGATCAGCGAAGGGACCTCCAAGAGTCAACTATTCAACGCCAGAAAGGCCGTGCGGGCCTCTCTGAAGAGTCAAGGCAAAGGTCATGAGCGAACGGGATGA
- a CDS encoding SLC13 family permease: protein MTLEIGILFAILIAMAYLFFTEKLPVDLTAFIGLAILVLGGFLAPEEAYTGFASPAVITMLSIFFVSAAMLHTGVADMVGARVHQYIGSKEVPLIVAIMMVGGVLSAFMNNIAACAVLLPAVASISKKAGVSPSRLFMPLSFGSILGGTTTLVGTPPNILAGELLRENGLEPFRLFDYTPLGVMLLVLGVLFMATIGRRLLPERDADASPGEKRDLARVYDLEENLLSIRIPAGSDMDGVSLRESQLGRTLGGQVVGIVRKGKKKLAPKGDTTLRAGDILMLKGRPSDVEELFRVKGIEIESTKVATLASASEKVSGIWAKVARESPLVGKTIRETRFRRDYGAVVVALRRKGELIQDVIDVPFQAGDEIFALGTNEQLEQMALRPELEEARTGREIFQELEGYLYLLRIPSGSELAGTTVAASRIGELVRLTVLGIVRENETLLPVEPDEVIQADDELIVTGRPDLIQNLLGLGSVQLRRDVSESGIESGEVGIEEATVAPRSSAAGKTLRQLNFRDRYGLQVLAVWREGLAIHEGLADLPLRFGDALLLQGPWSRIRLFGSDPDWVVLAPSAQEPRRTNKALFTVLALAVMIAFVVTGFQPIYVAAFVAAIICVLSGAITMQEAYRAVEWRAIFLVAAILPVGIAMERTGAAELLSDSVTEVAGPYGAYAVMAGLFTLSSALSQCLDGAPAVVLLTPVVLKAAEELGLSPYPLMMGVSLAASAAFMTPFSHKANLLVMGAGGYRVMDYFKVGSILTVVLLALLVLLVPVFFPLHNAG from the coding sequence ATGACGCTGGAAATCGGCATCCTCTTCGCCATTCTGATCGCCATGGCCTATCTTTTCTTCACCGAAAAGCTGCCTGTCGACCTCACCGCCTTCATCGGACTGGCCATCCTGGTTCTGGGCGGATTTTTGGCTCCTGAAGAGGCCTACACCGGATTCGCCTCGCCGGCGGTCATTACCATGCTGTCGATCTTCTTCGTCAGCGCGGCCATGCTGCACACGGGCGTGGCCGACATGGTGGGAGCGCGGGTGCACCAATATATCGGCAGCAAGGAAGTTCCGCTGATCGTGGCCATCATGATGGTGGGAGGCGTGCTCAGCGCCTTTATGAACAACATCGCCGCCTGCGCCGTGCTGCTCCCCGCCGTGGCCAGCATCTCAAAGAAAGCCGGCGTTTCGCCCTCGCGCCTCTTCATGCCGCTTTCCTTCGGCTCGATTCTGGGCGGAACCACCACCTTGGTGGGGACGCCCCCCAACATTCTGGCCGGCGAGCTCTTGCGCGAGAACGGCCTCGAGCCCTTCCGGCTCTTCGACTACACCCCCTTGGGCGTGATGCTTCTGGTCCTCGGAGTCCTTTTCATGGCCACTATCGGCCGCCGCCTGCTCCCCGAGCGGGACGCGGACGCCTCGCCCGGGGAAAAGCGCGATTTGGCCCGCGTCTACGATTTGGAGGAGAACCTGCTCTCCATCCGCATCCCCGCCGGCTCCGACATGGACGGCGTCTCACTGCGCGAATCGCAGTTGGGGAGGACCCTGGGGGGCCAAGTGGTGGGCATCGTCCGCAAAGGCAAAAAGAAGCTGGCTCCTAAAGGCGACACGACTCTGCGGGCCGGGGACATCCTGATGCTCAAGGGACGTCCCTCCGACGTGGAGGAGCTTTTCCGCGTCAAGGGCATCGAGATCGAATCCACCAAAGTGGCCACCCTGGCCTCGGCCTCCGAGAAGGTGAGCGGCATTTGGGCCAAGGTGGCCCGAGAGTCGCCTTTGGTGGGCAAGACCATCCGCGAGACCCGTTTCCGCCGCGATTATGGAGCGGTGGTGGTGGCCCTGCGGCGCAAGGGAGAGCTGATCCAGGACGTTATCGACGTGCCCTTCCAGGCCGGGGACGAGATCTTCGCGCTGGGCACCAACGAGCAGTTGGAGCAGATGGCCTTGCGTCCCGAGCTGGAAGAGGCCCGCACGGGACGGGAGATCTTTCAGGAGTTGGAAGGCTACCTCTACCTCCTGCGCATTCCCTCCGGCTCGGAGTTGGCCGGGACCACGGTGGCTGCCAGCCGCATTGGCGAGTTGGTGCGGCTCACGGTGCTGGGAATCGTCAGGGAGAACGAGACTTTGCTGCCGGTCGAGCCGGACGAAGTCATTCAAGCTGATGACGAACTGATCGTCACGGGGCGTCCTGACCTGATCCAGAACTTGCTGGGACTGGGCAGCGTGCAGTTGCGCCGCGACGTCAGCGAATCGGGAATCGAGTCGGGCGAGGTGGGTATCGAAGAGGCCACGGTAGCTCCCCGCTCCTCGGCCGCGGGAAAGACTCTCAGGCAACTCAACTTCCGCGACCGCTACGGACTGCAGGTTCTGGCCGTGTGGAGGGAGGGCCTGGCCATCCACGAGGGCTTGGCCGATTTGCCTCTGCGCTTTGGAGACGCCCTCTTGCTGCAAGGACCCTGGAGCCGCATCCGCCTTTTCGGGTCCGACCCCGACTGGGTGGTGCTGGCGCCTTCGGCTCAGGAGCCGCGCCGCACCAACAAGGCGCTCTTCACCGTGCTGGCTCTGGCGGTCATGATCGCCTTCGTGGTGACCGGCTTTCAGCCCATCTACGTGGCCGCTTTCGTGGCCGCCATCATCTGCGTGCTGTCGGGGGCCATCACCATGCAGGAGGCCTACCGGGCCGTGGAATGGAGGGCCATCTTTCTGGTGGCTGCCATCCTTCCCGTGGGCATCGCCATGGAGCGGACGGGAGCCGCCGAACTGCTCTCCGACAGCGTCACCGAAGTGGCGGGGCCCTACGGGGCCTACGCCGTCATGGCGGGCCTCTTCACGCTTTCCAGCGCCCTCAGCCAGTGCCTGGACGGCGCGCCGGCCGTGGTGCTGCTGACGCCGGTGGTTTTGAAGGCCGCCGAAGAACTGGGCCTCTCGCCCTATCCGCTCATGATGGGCGTCAGCCTGGCCGCCTCGGCGGCATTCATGACGCCTTTCTCCCATAAGGCCAATCTGCTGGTCATGGGCGCCGGCGGGTACAGGGTGATGGACTACTTCAAGGTGGGCTCGATTCTTACCGTCGTCCTGTTGGCGCTTTTGGTGTTGCTGGTACCGGTCTTTTTTCCCTTGCACAATGCGGGCTAG